One window from the genome of Bufo bufo chromosome 4, aBufBuf1.1, whole genome shotgun sequence encodes:
- the LOC120997537 gene encoding coiled-coil domain-containing protein 177-like has translation MEDGRRSPSLHLDLTNFEDCGDSRYVLTSPRSLEACARLGVRPVDLLYKSYGEVREEKPGASSQEVSEMYEAHEMERLRKVRRCRELRKTLLDSDCNPGGPRFNLQDHARSSTASQKPWNHRHTAIFQDPWEYLDITTSPNRATSPNRGVSATKGHRGEGEVLRRTLSHGNLIRPEVQIHHLTRKVEKEIKVSLPDRDKKIAALMLLKHQEEEMSKQRKLQAQQAWEDLRSKEKVIREALSKHNWTDRAQNRRQSPKSSKFEWQLDAVRHLTAQNNKELKTLTPEQRMLFNNGMKKVQENLQSKSQFQDLMSKSPRDVGGRLLEERMLQAIKAKMIKDVQNKKNIQNKNEYEKLRHSRLKEEVDHHVKAEERSKMISMQQKEHRFQETYEQIHEERLKEIQEKASREEEMTIMAKIRAEQQEKEQIRHKKMLVQVSNQKILQAKDSLGKSLQSKAERTRELNFIKEKAHQLLKQKLQEEEENYRKHVAHLIRVKDRKSDKVLKEKEATIEVGKKIARASFHIRDKIREQTKSRTFDQMALQAQLSASFMKTIP, from the coding sequence ATGGAGGACGGCAGACGGTCTCCCTCCCTGCATCTTGACCTGACTAATTTCGAGGACTGTGGTGACAGCCGGTATGTACTCACCAGCCCCCGTTCCCTGGAAGCCTGTGCTCGGCTGGGAGTGCGGCCTGTGGATTTGCTCTACAAGTCCTATGGAGAGGTCAGGGAGGAGAAACCAGGGGCTTCCAGTCAGGAGGTCAGTGAGATGTATGAAGCCCATGAGATGGAGAGGCTGAGGAAGGTGAGGCGGTGCAGGGAGCTAAGGAAGACATTGCTGGATAGTGACTGTAACCCTGGAGGTCCCCGCTTCAACCTCCAGGACCATGCTAGGTCCTCCACTGCTTCTCAGAAGCCCTGGAACCACCGACACACCGCAATCTTCCAAGATCCCTGGGAATACTTGGACATCACAACATCCCCAAACCGTGCTACTTCTCCAAACCGTGGGGTCTCAGCAACCAAGGGCCACAGAGGTGAAGGAGAGGTGCTACGAAGAACCCTAAGTCATGGAAACCTGATTCGGCCAGAAGTACAAATCCACCATCTTACCCGTAAGGTGGAAAAAGAAATCAAGGTGTCCCTGCCCGATAGGGATAAGAAGATTGCAGCTCTGATGTTACTCAAGCACCAAGAGGAGGAAATGTCCAAGCAGAGGAAATTGCAGGCCCAACAAGCCTGGGAAGATCTCCGCAGCAAGGAGAAGGTAATCCGAGAAGCTCTGAGCAAGCACAACTGGACTGACCGAGCCCAAAACCGTAGACAAAGCCCTAAAAGCTCCAAATTTGAGTGGCAACTTGATGCCGTCCGTCATCTGACGGCTCAGAATAACAAAGAGTTGAAGACATTGACTCCTGAGCAGAGGATGCTTTTTAACAATGGCATGAAGAAGGTCCAAGAAAATCTACAGTCCAAGAGCCAATTCCAAGACTTGATGTCAAAAAGCCCCAGAGATGTGGGTGGTCGTCTTCTAGAGGAACGTATGCTGCAAGCCATCAAGGCCAAGATGATCAAAGATGTTCAGaacaagaaaaacatccaaaacAAGAACGAATATGAGAAGCTAAGACATTCCAGGCTCAAGGAGGAGGTGGACCACCATGTCAAAGCTGAGGAGCGCTCCAAGATGATCTCCATGCAACAGAAGGAGCACAGGTTCCAGGAGACTTATGAGCAGATCCATGAGGAACGTCTTAAGGAAATACAAGAGAAAGCTTCTAGGGAAGAGGAGATGACCATAATGGCAAAAATCCGAGCAGAACAACAGGAGAAAGAGCAAATTAGACACAAGAAAATGCTAGTTCAAGTAAGCAATCAAAAAATTCTTCAGGCAAAAGACTCTTTGGGAAAAAGTCTGCAGAGTAAAGCAGAGCGGACGCGAGAACTCAACTTCATCAAGGAGAAAGCCCACCAACTCTTAAAACAAAAGCTCCAGGAAGAAGAAGAAAACTACCGGAAACACGTAGCACATCTTATCAGAGTCAAAGATCGGAAAAGTGACAAGGTCCTCAAGGAGAAAGAAGCCACCATCGAGGTGGGGAAGAAGATCGCCAGGGCTTCCTTTCACATCCGAGATAAAATCAGAGAACAGACCAAGAGCAGAACGTTCGACCAGATGGCCCTGCAGGCCCAACTAAGTGCAAGCTTTATGAAAACCATCCCTTGA